In a genomic window of Shouchella clausii:
- a CDS encoding thiamine pyrophosphate-binding protein, producing the protein MPKVASMMVKFMKEKGCETVFGVPGKPVVPLILAMEESGISFVLARHEGGAGFMATGYALQTGGLGVAIGTSGPGGTNMITAAAQAQAFHAPVLFITGHPPLSQSGMALGQDSSMFGTDLVALFKPVTKFSAKVESKGMLKRYLQHAEEQALTGAKGPVHLSVPLDILIEEVDEFTLSRLPVQDHLRSGNIQLAIKALNRAKRPLMLVGKGAHLSGAYKEVEQVAEKWSIPVVTTPGGKGTFVTDHPLSLGSLGLGGTEGAAAYVKDKQIDLLLVVGSKLSDMSTVGLTAGGMPSQVLHFDYQGLFVGKSLPADTLFVQGDAKINLQQLLLEAKEFPQRQQVDLREYRDRNRAPVDVCDRLSTAQIMGVLREVLPADTVVYGDDGSHTFYAIKHFRTLVPGTFYFDDVFGAMGHAIGLSIGAKLAQPQQPIACFTGDGCLYMHGTEIATAVDQKANVIFVVFNNGMLDMVDKGMKHNLGRTAGTRFEQEINAALFAESLGAKGFRCKTAAEVKEAVQKGNQFEGPVVVEVIVSKEETPPTLGRG; encoded by the coding sequence ATGCCAAAAGTTGCGTCAATGATGGTGAAATTTATGAAGGAAAAAGGTTGCGAGACGGTTTTTGGCGTTCCTGGAAAACCGGTTGTTCCACTGATCTTGGCAATGGAGGAAAGTGGAATATCGTTTGTCCTGGCTAGACATGAAGGTGGCGCAGGCTTTATGGCTACTGGATATGCCTTGCAAACAGGTGGACTAGGAGTGGCAATCGGGACGTCTGGTCCAGGGGGCACAAACATGATCACTGCGGCTGCCCAGGCCCAAGCCTTCCATGCGCCCGTTTTATTCATTACAGGACATCCGCCACTTTCACAATCAGGGATGGCGCTTGGCCAGGATTCAAGCATGTTTGGCACTGACTTAGTAGCTTTGTTCAAGCCTGTAACAAAATTCAGCGCGAAAGTCGAAAGCAAAGGAATGCTCAAACGCTATTTACAGCATGCGGAAGAGCAGGCGTTGACCGGAGCAAAAGGGCCGGTCCATTTGTCCGTTCCGTTGGATATTTTGATTGAGGAAGTGGACGAATTTACGCTTTCTCGTTTACCGGTGCAAGACCATCTACGCTCAGGAAACATTCAACTAGCAATTAAAGCATTAAATAGAGCAAAACGTCCACTCATGTTAGTTGGAAAAGGGGCCCATCTTTCTGGTGCTTATAAGGAAGTTGAACAAGTAGCAGAAAAGTGGAGTATACCTGTTGTGACGACTCCTGGTGGAAAAGGGACGTTTGTGACCGATCATCCTCTTTCTCTTGGCAGTCTCGGATTAGGCGGTACAGAAGGAGCTGCTGCTTATGTAAAAGATAAGCAGATTGACCTGCTTCTTGTAGTAGGCTCAAAACTAAGCGATATGTCAACAGTAGGGCTTACAGCAGGAGGAATGCCAAGTCAAGTGCTCCATTTTGATTATCAAGGGCTGTTTGTCGGGAAATCGCTGCCTGCTGATACGCTGTTTGTCCAAGGAGACGCCAAAATCAATTTACAGCAACTGCTGCTTGAGGCAAAGGAATTTCCACAACGGCAACAGGTTGATTTGCGAGAGTACAGAGACAGGAACCGCGCGCCAGTCGATGTTTGTGATCGACTTTCTACCGCGCAAATAATGGGCGTACTTCGGGAAGTGCTGCCAGCAGACACCGTTGTTTATGGAGATGACGGCAGCCATACGTTTTATGCAATTAAGCATTTTCGAACATTGGTTCCGGGAACGTTTTACTTCGATGATGTGTTTGGTGCAATGGGCCATGCGATCGGTCTTTCAATAGGGGCAAAGCTGGCTCAGCCTCAACAACCAATTGCTTGTTTTACTGGAGATGGCTGCTTATACATGCACGGGACAGAAATAGCCACAGCAGTCGACCAAAAAGCGAATGTCATATTCGTTGTCTTTAATAATGGCATGCTTGATATGGTTGATAAAGGAATGAAGCATAATTTAGGTCGGACAGCAGGAACAAGGTTTGAACAGGAAATCAATGCTGCTCTATTTGCAGAATCTTTAGGGGCAAAAGGGTTTCGTTGCAAAACTGCGGCAGAAGTGAAAGAAGCGGTGCAGAAAGGTAACCAATTTGAGGGGCCAGTAGTGGTAGAAGTCATCGTCAGCAAAGAAGAGACGCCGCCAACGCTCGGACGAGGGTAA
- a CDS encoding methyl-accepting chemotaxis protein has translation MKRKNSVYKQLRIRLAGCTLIAMIVPVVVLAIAGQLSYPFSFARFELWVSLIIAGGITVLLAGYFSKRMFAPLKKAEQQINLDAIKEGKAASQLEKLLEALTVKDNQEKNNQLTAKTTTVSAQLQASAAETSEGVAEIAEVMQEVAAGNTGQVEAIQNVNSTAAEIVFNVKEVLESTEFVAQSSQTALTHTKNGNKAVENIAAQIDLIGDHVQHSHEVIRELGKKTEQIEQILTFIIGISKQTNLLALNAEIEAARAGEHGRGFAVVANEVRSLAEQTNVATSDIQEIISEIHQQSRQAAEVIEKSTVSVEDGITMSREVGTVFKDIYDNALEVDEFIQDVSESIRDVSSHMDRISGTIADISAIAAQANGSIQHVAAVVEELSASMQEISASATVLTDVVYELDTQLT, from the coding sequence ATGAAAAGAAAAAATTCAGTTTATAAGCAACTGCGAATTCGATTAGCTGGCTGCACCCTTATAGCGATGATTGTCCCGGTTGTCGTACTGGCAATTGCTGGGCAACTTAGTTATCCCTTTTCGTTTGCTCGTTTTGAACTGTGGGTGAGCCTTATAATTGCCGGAGGAATCACCGTGCTCCTTGCTGGCTATTTCTCCAAGCGCATGTTTGCCCCTTTAAAAAAAGCAGAACAACAGATCAATCTTGATGCAATTAAAGAAGGGAAAGCTGCGAGTCAGCTCGAGAAGCTGCTTGAGGCGCTTACGGTAAAAGACAATCAAGAAAAGAACAACCAGCTAACTGCAAAAACAACTACCGTTTCCGCACAATTGCAAGCATCTGCCGCTGAAACAAGCGAAGGGGTAGCGGAGATTGCAGAAGTGATGCAGGAAGTAGCGGCAGGCAACACAGGACAAGTAGAAGCTATCCAAAACGTGAACAGCACAGCTGCGGAAATTGTCTTTAACGTAAAAGAAGTATTAGAAAGCACGGAATTTGTCGCCCAATCTTCGCAAACCGCTTTAACTCATACTAAAAACGGGAACAAAGCCGTCGAAAATATTGCAGCCCAAATTGATCTGATTGGTGATCATGTCCAGCATTCCCACGAAGTCATTCGTGAGCTTGGAAAAAAGACAGAGCAAATTGAACAGATTCTGACATTTATTATCGGGATTTCGAAACAAACCAATTTGCTAGCCCTTAATGCCGAAATTGAAGCAGCGCGGGCAGGCGAACATGGAAGGGGATTTGCTGTGGTCGCCAACGAAGTACGATCATTAGCAGAACAAACAAATGTAGCGACAAGCGATATTCAAGAGATCATTTCTGAAATTCATCAGCAAAGCAGACAAGCAGCCGAAGTGATTGAAAAAAGCACAGTTTCTGTGGAAGACGGAATAACGATGAGCCGTGAAGTTGGCACTGTCTTTAAAGACATTTACGACAATGCTCTTGAAGTCGATGAGTTTATCCAAGATGTCTCAGAATCTATTCGCGACGTCTCTAGCCATATGGACCGCATTTCGGGCACGATTGCTGATATTTCTGCGATAGCGGCACAAGCAAATGGCAGCATACAACATGTAGCGGCAGTAGTGGAAGAACTGAGCGCATCGATGCAAGAAATCTCTGCTTCAGCGACTGTTTTAACAGATGTTGTTTACGAACTCGATACGCAGTTAACTTAA
- a CDS encoding Gfo/Idh/MocA family protein encodes MKIGTIGTGSIVDLFLTALKDIDGAECVAMYSRKEETARPLAEKHKITTIYTDLANMLADPAIDFIYVASPNSFHFSHTYQALQNGKHVICEKPFTSTVRESERVMELARKKQLMVFEAITTIHLPNYQLIKEQIGKLGQLKLIQCNYSQYSSRYDLLKAGETPNVFNPQFSGGALADINIYNLHFVLHLFGAPESVAYTANKHPNGIDTSGVVVLKYRDFVAECVGAKDTRSKNFVLIQGEKGYIHVENGANGCRNVSVHLQDQVIDLNEQTSSNLMYYELLAFKDIYDKQQYNRCEELLKHSYSVMQVFEKARQSANIVFAADQQ; translated from the coding sequence ATGAAAATAGGAACGATTGGCACTGGCTCGATTGTAGATTTATTTTTAACCGCTTTAAAAGACATAGACGGGGCTGAATGTGTTGCCATGTACTCCCGTAAAGAAGAAACAGCGAGGCCATTAGCTGAGAAACACAAAATAACGACGATCTACACTGATTTAGCAAACATGTTAGCTGACCCAGCAATTGACTTTATTTACGTAGCCTCGCCAAACAGTTTCCATTTTAGCCATACGTACCAGGCATTACAAAATGGAAAACACGTTATCTGTGAAAAGCCATTTACGTCGACCGTACGAGAATCAGAACGAGTAATGGAACTTGCTCGCAAAAAACAATTAATGGTGTTCGAAGCGATTACAACGATTCATTTGCCAAATTATCAACTTATTAAAGAACAGATTGGCAAATTGGGCCAGCTTAAGCTTATTCAATGCAATTATAGTCAATATTCTAGCCGCTATGATCTCCTAAAGGCTGGTGAAACCCCAAATGTGTTTAATCCGCAATTTTCTGGCGGTGCATTAGCCGATATCAATATTTACAATCTTCATTTTGTCCTTCATTTATTTGGAGCGCCTGAGTCAGTTGCCTATACTGCAAACAAACATCCAAATGGAATAGACACTTCAGGAGTCGTCGTATTAAAATACCGTGATTTTGTCGCTGAGTGTGTGGGCGCTAAAGATACAAGAAGCAAAAATTTTGTTTTGATACAAGGAGAAAAAGGGTACATTCATGTTGAAAATGGCGCAAATGGGTGCCGCAATGTGAGTGTGCATTTACAAGACCAAGTAATCGATTTGAATGAACAAACGAGTAGTAACCTGATGTATTACGAACTTCTTGCATTCAAAGATATCTATGACAAACAGCAATATAACCGTTGTGAAGAATTACTAAAGCATTCTTACTCTGTTATGCAAGTATTTGAAAAAGCAAGACAGTCGGCAAATATTGTTTTTGCGGCTGATCAGCAATAA
- a CDS encoding carboxymuconolactone decarboxylase family protein: MEKAQLGWKQIEEMAGEAGIEAMKAVEAFSPRLAKLALEFGYGDVYAGEALDLKQRALITLSSLITQGDQGRGLTYHYKAALRVGVSKEEILEVINHCSAYAGFPKAIHALFVFKQVCDEYTP; this comes from the coding sequence ATGGAAAAAGCACAATTAGGATGGAAACAAATTGAAGAAATGGCGGGTGAAGCAGGGATCGAGGCGATGAAGGCAGTCGAAGCGTTTTCACCGCGCCTTGCGAAGCTAGCGCTTGAGTTTGGTTATGGCGATGTATATGCGGGAGAAGCACTTGACTTAAAACAACGGGCGTTAATTACGCTTTCTTCTTTAATTACACAAGGGGACCAAGGCAGGGGGCTAACCTATCATTACAAAGCAGCATTGCGTGTCGGGGTGTCAAAGGAAGAGATTTTGGAAGTCATTAATCATTGCAGTGCGTATGCCGGATTTCCAAAAGCAATCCATGCGTTATTTGTATTTAAGCAAGTATGTGATGAATACACACCATAG